The window GGCTGGGGAACCTCGGCAACAACGGTCCCCGCGATGTCACCGGGCTGGTCATGACGCACTGCGTCCCCAACACCCGGGCGAACATGGTCGGCTGACCCGACGGAGTCCTACCCAAGACAGGAGGACTCACCGACACAGGACGATTTCGACAGAAACGTCCTGTACCGGTGAGTCCTCCTGTTTTCGTGAGCGCGGTAGGGCGGGCGGATGCCGCGGCTCAGCGCCGCACGAGCAGCGCGCCGGGCTGGATGGTCGCGAGGATGTCGGCGGTGCTCCCCACCTCTTCACCGTCCACCTCGAACGGCAGCGGCGTGGGCAGGGTCACCCGCACCGACGTCGCCTGGCGGTGCCGGGTGGTGGCGGTGTCGACGGCCGCGTCGTCGCGGGCGACCGCTCGACGGATGCCGTTGTCCCAGACGACCGACTTCAGCGCATCCAGCCACTGCAGGCCCTCCGGGCCTTCGCCGCCCACCAGCACGATGTCCAACAGCCCATCGTCGGGCTGAGCGTCGGGGAGGATGCGCAAGCCGCCCTGCACCATGCCGCAATTGCCGATGAGCACGGTGTGGGCGGGTTCGGTCACCGGCAGGTCCGCGTCGAACACGATCGTCGCGTCCACGAGATCGGTCGCGGCCATCGCGCGGCCGAGCGCCCCAACGTAGGCGAGCCAACCCGCCTTGTCCTTGGCGTCGTCGTCGGTCTCGGCGAGCATCTGCGCATCGATGCCGAACCCCACCATGACGAGGAAGATGAACTCGTCGCCGCGGTCGCCCAGTTCGAGGTGACCCACGTCCAGCGGGGAGTCCTCGCCGTCGATCGCACGGGCCAGCGCCGCCGCCGGGTTGCCCAGGCCGATCCCGAGGTTGCGCGCCAGCAGATTGCCGGTTCCGGCGGGCACGATGCCCAGCGGCACATCGGTGCCGGCCAGCGCCGCAGCGACATCGCGCACGGTGCCGTCACCGCCGGCTGCCACCACCAGGGTGCACCCGTCTTCCAGTGCGGTGCGGGCGAATCCCTGCCCGGCATCCGCAACGGTGGTTTCGTACCAGCGCACCTCGACCGGTTCCCGGCGCGTGGCCAGGGCGTCTTCGAGCACGGAACGGTCCACTTTCGTGGGGTTGAAGACGATACCGATCATCCCCCCACTCTGGTGGAGCAGCGGCCCAGACGCCAGCCGACACCCCATCACAGGACCTTGCCGCCACTCCGGCAAGTTGATGAGTGCGGTCAGACCACATTCCGTGAATAATGGGGACCGTGACGACAAAGGCAGCAGGGTACAGCGCCATCTCCAGCTACTCCCGAGTGGAGATCCTGCACCGTATTCAGGAGAATCCGCAGCGCACCGTGACCGACCTCGTCGGCGCCACAAAGCTGCATGCGAACACGGTGCGCGAGCACCTGCACCGCCTGCTCGACGACGGCTACATCGTGTCGCAGGTCGAGCACCGCACCACTCGCGGCCGGCCACGCGTGCTGTACAGCGCCGCCGACGGCGCCGGGTCGTCCAGCCCCGTCCAGCAGCGCAAGGTGAAAGAAGCCGCCCACCGCGGTGACCTGATGCGCCGGGTGCTCCCCAGCGAGCTGCCGCCGGAGCTGACCACCGAGGCGCTGCACCAGGTGGACGCACTGGTGGAGAACCTCGTCGACGCCGGGTTCGACCCCATCGTCGACGAATCCGACCTCACGATCGACCTCACCCCCTGTGCGCACGCCGAAGTG is drawn from Microbacterium sp. zg-B96 and contains these coding sequences:
- a CDS encoding diacylglycerol kinase family protein, yielding MIGIVFNPTKVDRSVLEDALATRREPVEVRWYETTVADAGQGFARTALEDGCTLVVAAGGDGTVRDVAAALAGTDVPLGIVPAGTGNLLARNLGIGLGNPAAALARAIDGEDSPLDVGHLELGDRGDEFIFLVMVGFGIDAQMLAETDDDAKDKAGWLAYVGALGRAMAATDLVDATIVFDADLPVTEPAHTVLIGNCGMVQGGLRILPDAQPDDGLLDIVLVGGEGPEGLQWLDALKSVVWDNGIRRAVARDDAAVDTATTRHRQATSVRVTLPTPLPFEVDGEEVGSTADILATIQPGALLVRR
- a CDS encoding ArsR family transcriptional regulator, whose translation is MTTKAAGYSAISSYSRVEILHRIQENPQRTVTDLVGATKLHANTVREHLHRLLDDGYIVSQVEHRTTRGRPRVLYSAADGAGSSSPVQQRKVKEAAHRGDLMRRVLPSELPPELTTEALHQVDALVENLVDAGFDPIVDESDLTIDLTPCAHAEVQAAHRQVLCSVHLSLMQSVIAQAGGPLTVDGMRSSCDPRDCIVQLSARG